A segment of the Bos taurus isolate L1 Dominette 01449 registration number 42190680 breed Hereford chromosome 19, ARS-UCD2.0, whole genome shotgun sequence genome:
CTGGTGGTGCTAGAGTGGTACTGGTCTGAGGTCCGGGCCTTGGTCTGAGGTCATGTCCAACCAGCTGCACAGCTGCAGGGTTGGCACTAACTGCTGACTTTCTGGGGAGCTCGCGGCTGTGTGCATGGGCCAGGAGTGAGCTCTCCCTGCAGCAAGCTGTTCCCCGGGGGCCCTACACTCCCTTCATCCAGGCTTAATCTCAACAGTCTTAACTGCCATCTGGTCATCTTGCTCATGAGGACGCTGAAGCTACTCTGGGCTAATCCTGGCTgatgggggcggggcagggtgaCCTTCATCTTCTTACTGGTGACTTGGAGACCAAGCTGAACCATTCCTGCTCCTTCACTTTTGGGGTGTCTCTTTACTGGAGTTGCCGTGCAGGAGGCTGAGATGGGCCATCTGAGGACCCGTTCCCAGGAGAGCAGTTCTTGGAGCTCGTCTGTGGGGCATCCTAGCTCACTGAGGACAAGCAGCTGATTTTCCTAGCCCATCTCCACCCCCCGAGGGTGGCCACCCCAGTTCCTGTGCTGGGTGAGGTTGTGATGAACTGGCCTTACCTCAGCACCATCTCATTTAACCCCTGCAATAGACCCACTACCTGACTGGTGCAACCCAGGGGGCAGGAATTCAGGGGGCTGCAGTGATCCAGGCTCGCTGCCAATCAGCAGTGCCATCAGGACACCAACCTGGCCCTCAAGGACTTGGAATCCTGGTCCTTCCACTACTTTCCATGCTGCCCTCCCTGTGAGTCACAGGCTCCATGGACTCAGGGTCTCCTTGGGAGAGAAGCCTGTTAGAGTCGACCACAAGGGCTGGCAAGAGGCAGCCTAGCATTGTGGCTACAGCATGGACCCCAGAGCTGGGTTTGCATCCTGACTCTGTcatttgctagctgtgtgaccttaaacaAATCACCTACCCTCTCTGGGCTCTAGTTCccacatctataaaatagggaggAAAATAGTGCCCCTCTCATAGGGTCATCTGAAGGATTAAAAGTACTAACGGTGTAGAGCACTCTGCATTCAGGTAGCTGCAGTAATTAGATGAGTAGTAACAGCCATgggacaagtgtgtgtgtgtggggtagAGGTCCTGCTCTGGGAGGGGCCCAGAGTGGGGCTCTCTGTGGCCCAGCTGGCTCTGAGCAGACAGGCTGATACTATCTGCCCACCTTTCCCCATAGCACACAGGGGTCTACCCCATCCTGTCCCGGAGCCTGCGGCAGATGGCGGAGGGTAAGGACCCCACGGAGTGGCACGTGCACACGTGTGGCTTGGCCAACATGTTCGCTTACCACACGCTGGGCTACGAGGATCTGGATGAGCTGCAGAAGGAGCCTCAGCCACTGATCTTCATAATCGAGTTGCTGCAGGTGTGACCCTAGGGTGTGGGAGGTGGGGTAGGGACGGTCCCTGCATCAGAGAACAACTGGAGCCAGTGGGCATCAAGGGAACCCAGTCCCATGGGTCACTGGACATCACCCAGATCCTATTTAGAAAACCAGAAAGGGTTCCTAAACCACGGGAGAACTGGAATTGGACCCTCCCACTCCACCAAAAAAACatcctttgccttttccaaagGAAAAGCCCCTTTGAgacccattttaaaaaatgttattctttttctttttggaggcattttatttctgttggTTATCTACTTCCTTTTCCCCTCAAAAGTTTAGAATTATATTCTCAGCCCCAGTCCCTGTGGTTTGTGGGTTCCGATCTGGTTTTCCAATAGTGGGAGAACTGCATGGAACCATCCATACCATCTCCCTCGGACCTCAGTGTGACTGATGGTCCCTGTCTGTGGGGTGGTGGGAGAGCATCAAACCAGAGCAGGACTCAGCTAGTGGCCAAGGTTGAGGTTCAGCCTGAGGGTTACATGGGTGAGtacaaataaataagagaatTGCATCAACAAGGGACCTTTTCAGGGTCTGCTTGAACAGTTGCACAGCTTGTGCACTGCACAAGACCATGGCCTCTAAGGTGCTCATTAGAGACAATATATATTTGTGATTTTATAATGATAATTTTCCAGTAGATGGCAATAAAGTGTCTTGTTCTAACAAAATGAGTGTCATGGCAATTTTCTGAATATTATCAGTAAAGTGTGTTGACATATTACCTTTTCTTACTTTGCACAAAGGCTCTGATTTAGGGTAAAGCCATGGTGGTGGGGAGGCGGCGCTTGCTTCCTTTCCCTGTTTGCCTGTGTTTGGCCAGCAAGCATGGTTCTGCCCACCAATCCTCACTGTGGAAAATGCAAAGCTGACTTTAGCCAGATGTTCTGGGTCCACTGTCTCTGGTCCCTTGCAGGGGAAAGGGCCTGCCCTACTGGGCTGCGGGCACCCAGGGTCCCTGTGTCACTGACCTGCAGCTCTTGGAGCAGGTCGAGGCCCCGAGCCAGTACCAGAGGGAGACCTGGAACCTGAATAACCAGGAGAAGATGCAGGCGGTGCCCATcctccatggagaaggaaaccgGCTCTTCAAGCTGGGCCGCTACGAGGAGGCCTCCAACAAGTACCAGGAAGCCATCGTCTGCCTGAGGAACCTGCAGACCAAGGTGGGAGGCTGCCTGCCAGTGGGGATGGGAAGTGGGGTGCGCTGGCCATGGCGGTGGTGGGGAATGGTGGGGGCGCGGCGGAAGCAGAGCTTTCTCCACCGGACAGGAGAAACCCTGGGAGGTGCAGTGGCTGAAGCTGGAGAAGATGATCAACACCCTGATCCTGAACTACTGCCAGTGTCTGCTGAAGAAGGAGGAGTACTACGAGGTGCTGGAACACACTAGTGACATCCTCCGGCATCACCCaggtgggcggggcggggcggggctgtgTGGGCGGGGCGGGACGGTGTAGGCGGGGCAGGGGTCCAATCTTGCCCACGGGTCCGAAGTCACATGCACAGACCTTCGTCGCTATCTCTTCTGACCCGGTCAAGACATCAAATCTTCCAAGCCTATAACGGTATCACAGGTGATGGATGAACGGTGCTTTGTGGTGTTGTGGgaggttattttattttacagtgaattaggagaaggcaatggcacccccactccagtactcttgcctggaaaatcccatggatggaggagcctggtaggctgcagtccatggggtcgctaagagttgaacatgactgagcgacttcactttcacttttcactttcatgcattggaggagaaggaaatggcaccactccagtgttcttgcctggagaatcccagggaccggggagcctgatgggctgccgtctatggggcttcacagagtcggacacgactgaagcgacttagcagcagcagcagcaggacaaatAAAAGTCACCAAACCTGTGTGGAGCAGTCAGTGGGTTTTAAAAGGGGGGACAATCAGTATAGAGAACAATATTAAGTACATCctagtaaactccaagagttggtgatggacagggaggcctggcgtgctgcggttcatggggtcgcaaagagtcggacacgactgagactgaactgaactgagtgagtgccgaagaattggtgcttttgaacttggtgttggagaaaactcttgagagtcccttggactgcaaggagatccaaccagtctatgctaaaggaaatcagtcctgattgtttattggaaggactgatgttgaagctgaaactccaatactttggccacctaatgcaaacagctgactcatttgaaaagaccctgatgctgggaaaggtttaaggcaggaggagaaggggaagacagaggatgagatggttggatgacatcaccgactcaatggacatgagtttgagtaaactccagcagctggtgatggacagggaagcctgggtgctgcagtccatggggtcacaaagagtcagatatgactgagtgattgaactgaactgaactgattatctgTGGTGGGGGGATATGGCAATATTTGTGAAGACGATGTTTGAAGAACGTTACAGGATCACTTACCTTGCGCCACACACTtctctgcatttctttctcttaattCTCATAATGACCGTGATAAACAGGTTTAGGGATAGGACCTGGAGCTTGCATCATTTGGGGAGCCTCTATAAGAAAAGACTTAAAAAGTTGTGAATGTAAAATTAGTTACTGGGTCTTGGAAGGGTCCGTGGGAAGGGAGTGGGTACTGCGATTATTATCGTCATCCATATTTTATAGTGGAGGGGCTGGGCTCCggaggtacagagaggttaagggtCATCATGGCCAAGGTTAAAGGTTGCGCTAGCTGGTGAAGCCCAGCCGCTTGTCGGGTGAGGGCTGCCTCCTGGGCCAGGCGGCGGATACAGCAGGATCTTCCCCACAGGCATCGTGAAGGCCTACTATGTGAGGGCCCGGGCTCACGCCGAGGTGTGGAATGAGGCGGAAGCCAAGGCGGATCTGGAGAAAGTGCTGGAGCTGGAGCCGTCCATGCGGAAGGCGGTGCAGAGGGAGCTGAGGCTGCTGGAGAACCGGCTGGAGGAGAAACGCGAGGAGGAGCGACTGCGCTGCCGGAACATGCTGGGCTAGTGCGCAGGCGCCAAGCCTCCTGcctccgccccccgcccctccacccGCCCCCATCCCCGACCTCCACCCGCGCCCCCACTTCCCCGCGACCTCTACCcgcccctccctccagcctccccaTCCCGCCATCTCACTGTCCCCCTGCACTCCCAGTCCAACAGCAGGGTACTGAACATTTCTGGTGCAGTTGGTCAGGATTTTGGTGTCAGTTTTTCAACTTTTacattaatttataaaatcaaaataatgcGTGTCGACTGacaaaaaatgcacaacctagaAGGTGAGAATTATGTTATATTCAGCGGACTTTCTAAGGACTCACGCGCCGGAAGACAGCCTCTCAGCTCGAGGGACTGCTCCtaagaggtaagggaggaaccAAGATACAAGACCAGGTTCTGGGAATTTCAAAAGACTGATGTTAACTAAAGAAagccagatatcccaagttaacaagtttagcacttttctatgtataggaagatgcaagagtctggactcAGTAAAATCACTCCTTCGAGACGCACCTTAATTGCATTGGCGCAGTATCctgcttttctccatcctgaatcccctgtGGGTGCACACTGGGGTCGGCTGCAGTGCTGAGGGCTTGGCAGCCAGCagtccctcagggctcactgttCGGGTAGCTGTAGTGTCTGCTGGCTGCAACACCCTATGTTGACTGATATGGCAAACAACATTTTTTACTGACACATGACcagggttaaaaaagaaaaacccaaaggGCAGAGACGAGCTTatgaataaaagtgaaatttCCTGCCCAAACTCCCCCATGCCCTAGAGCCAGCAATTTTAATGgaccctgttttttgtttttgtttttactattgTGGTAGTTTTCTCTGTCTCCCAATAATATGTGTAAATCAGTTTCCCCACACGTCCTTTTTACCCCATGTTAGTGAAAGGTGAGAATTGAATGCTTTGATGCTCTTGgatcccttctttccttccccttctAATTTTGGGGAGTGTATTGCTAGTTCTTTGGTTACTTTTGTAGCTTGGTACATTTCATCTAGAGCTCTCTACTGGGCTGCAGGGATTCTCCCGTGTGTAGGATGAGGGTGGCAGAGCTGCAacctcccctcccatctcccacttcTTCCCTCAGCGATCTGATGTACCTTTACTCTCCCATCATCTTGGCTCTTAACATCTCTGTTTTGTCACCAAATTAAGTCTTCTGTGCTTTGCCCACTGGTTGACTCTAAACTTTGAAAATCAATAGACATCAGTTACATGAATGTGGTTGTGCAACGTGATTGCATTTTTCTGTGGTTCTGAATTCAggacccctggaccaccagggggcttcccagacAGTAAAATGAGGATATTCCTGGTTTCAGGGGTGGCAGCGTCTGTTTTAACATGggaaaaatttttccttttcttccctttttgtgGCACTGGGAAGATTTGAGGTTTAAGTCCTCCCACTGTGGAGGAAAAAGGTCAATCAATTTTTGGTTGATTCAAGCTTAGTGTCTGATGGGCTGCCAGGTATACTGTTCAAAAACCAGGCGGAGATTttagaggtggtcagaggaaagGGACATTATGACCTGCAGAAGCTGGAAGGAAGGAATGTCCTAGGCTGGAAAGAAGGCTCTGGCTAGAGGAGGAGTGGGGTGAAGGCTGGGAGATGGGAGCAGAAGGGACCTTCAGCATCTCCGGACTGCGCTGGAAGAAAGGCCTGGGTGGGATCTGGGCAGTCTCAGAGGCGGCTCAGAACAGATGAAGAGCCTGGCAGAGGCATTATTTGAGGGCACACAGTGGCCTGCAGGCTTCCTAGCCTCCTGTCTTGTCTATCTTCTGTGTGCAGTGTCCCCATCGCGGCTCCTTTTCCTGGGGACAGTGAGGATCTCAATTCGCCTATGGTCCTCCCAGCTGGACTGATGCCTGGATGTGTCTCAGGACCTTGTGTGGTCTGGTCCAAAGCATCCTGGGTGGAAGTCTCCCCTCCTGATGCCCCAGGACATTTGCAAGTCCAAGAAAAAGTCATGGACATAGGACCCCCAAGAAGTGTGGTTGGAGACACCTTGGCATTAGTACTTGAGGGAGTGTTGAACTCAAACAACTGGGAACCCCAGTCCCTCCCT
Coding sequences within it:
- the AIPL1 gene encoding aryl-hydrocarbon-interacting protein-like 1, which gives rise to MDATLLLNVEGIKKTILHGGTGDLPNFITGARVTFHFRTMKCDEERTVIDDSKQVGHPMHIIIGNMFKLEVWEILLTSMRVSEVAEFWCDTIHTGVYPILSRSLRQMAEGKDPTEWHVHTCGLANMFAYHTLGYEDLDELQKEPQPLIFIIELLQVEAPSQYQRETWNLNNQEKMQAVPILHGEGNRLFKLGRYEEASNKYQEAIVCLRNLQTKEKPWEVQWLKLEKMINTLILNYCQCLLKKEEYYEVLEHTSDILRHHPGIVKAYYVRARAHAEVWNEAEAKADLEKVLELEPSMRKAVQRELRLLENRLEEKREEERLRCRNMLG